A stretch of Lathyrus oleraceus cultivar Zhongwan6 chromosome 6, CAAS_Psat_ZW6_1.0, whole genome shotgun sequence DNA encodes these proteins:
- the LOC127096917 gene encoding pentatricopeptide repeat-containing protein At4g38150, translating into MLSSMAFFARLKISRAFISTFPSPFFHTRLLQSSRFSTSLFFSLSSTPISTNPSRSPNFYAIQRHFTSSNKNIDTKLNFSLSDSDSDSNSDDENTTLTKPTTTYQSRKLPPPYDPFSKKPAIEEPKDPKDLQEIFHKMRSGDGLMNHAVKMFDALSKQGLTHEALELFGQIKDKGQMPDVVAHTAIIEAYANAGQPKETHKAYMRMLASGVFPNAYTYAVLIRGLAVNDKFLKDAKKYVVEMFEKGMRPNAETYAAVFEGLVREEKVDEAVQLLEEMKGKGFVPDEKAVKEVLSNKRGPVFRTVINILFGK; encoded by the coding sequence ATGCTATCATCAATGGCTTTCTTTGCAAGATTAAAGATATCCCGCGCTTTCATTTCCACCTTCCCTTCACCCTTCTTTCACACCAGACTTCTCCAAAGTAGTAGATTCTCTACGTCACTCTTCTTCTCTCTCTCATCTACACCCATTTCCACAAACCCTTCTCGTTCTCCCAACTTCTATGCCATTCAACGCCATTTCACCTCCTCCAACAAAAACATAGACACCAAACTCAATTTCTCTctctccgattccgattccgaTTCCAACTCCGATGACGAAAACACCACATTAACTAAACCCACCACCACCTACCAGAGTAGAAAACTACCACCACCTTATGACCCATTCAGTAAGAAGCCAGCAATAGAAGAACCCAAAGACCCAAAAGACTTACAAGAGATTTTCCACAAAATGAGAAGCGGTGATGGGTTAATGAACCATGCAGTCAAGATGTTCGACGCTTTGTCCAAACAGGGTTTAACACACGAAGCGTTAGAGCTTTTCGGTCAGATCAAAGATAAAGGTCAAATGCCAGATGTGGTGGCCCACACGGCCATAATCGAAGCTTACGCCAATGCTGGTCAACCAAAGGAGACTCATAAGGCTTACATGAGAATGCTTGCTTCTGGGGTTTTTCCTAATGCTTATACCTACGCTGTTCTCATTAGAGGACTTGCGGTTAATGATAAGTTTTTGAAGGATGCGAAAAAGTATGTAGTGGAAATGTTTGAGAAAGGGATGAGACCCAATGCTGAGACGTATGCTGCTGTGTTTGAGGGGTTGGTTAGGGAGGAGAAGGTGGATGAGGCTGTGCAGTTGCTGGAGGAAATGAAGGGTAAGGGGTTTGTTCCTGATGAAAAGGCTGTAAAGGAGGTTCTCAGCAACAAAAGGGGACCTGTTTTTAGAACTGTCATAAACATTCTCTTTGGAAAATAG